CCAGCTGAGTGGTGTAAAAGATCCTGAAGAAAAACGCAAGATCATTGGCCGCCTCTTTATTGAGGTATTCCAGCAGGAATCCAATGAATTAAAAGATATCGCCTTCCTGGGGCAGGGCACCATTTATCCGGACGTGATCGAATCCGTTTCCGTGAATGGCCCTTCTGCCACCATTAAATCACACCACAATGTGGGCGGCCTGCCGGAGAAAATGAAGATGGGTCTTGTTGAGCCCCTGCGTTTTCTTTTCAAAGATGAGGTACGCCGCGTGGGCAAAGAGATCGGCATCAGCGATATTTTCCTGGCCCGCCATCCTTTCCCCGGTCCCGGACTGGCTATCCGCATCCTGGGAGATATCACGCCTGAAAAAGTGGATATGCTGCAGGAAGCAGACGCCATTTATATTGAAAACCTGAAAGAATCCGGCCTGTACAACCAGGTTTGGCAGGCAGGTACCATCCTGTTACCGGTTCAGAGTGTGGGCGTTATGGGAGATGAAAGAACCTACGAGTTCTGTGTTGCCCTCCGCGCGGTAACTTCTACAGATGGTATGACGGCAGACTGGGCTCACCTTCCTTACGAGTTCCTCGCCAAAGTTTCCAACGACATTATTAATAAGGTGAAAGGAATTAACCGGGTGGTGTACGACATCAGCTCCAAACCTCCGGCAACAATAGAATGGGAATAGGATTGAATTAAGGAACGATTTTTGCAATTTTGGCACGATATGAACCGATCGAGAACAATCACCAGACTTGTAATAGCAGTATCATGTTTGATACTCATGCAAGCCTGTAGCGTCTTCCGGAAGGCTCCGGCAAAAACTGACGGTCCGCCGCCAGTATTGAACAAGCCTAAAACGGAAGAAAAGAAACCAGAAGAAAAACAACCGGAAGTAAAGGCGCCATTTAATGTACCCGCGTTTGCAAAAGAAGTAAAACGCGCCAGTTACAATGTGGCCATTTTTGCCCCGATGTACCTGGATTCTGTTTTTGCCACCAGCCTGGACATCCCCGGCCGCACCATGCCAAGGTATGTGCTGCCCGGACTGGAATTCTACGAAGGTGCGCAACTGGCATTGGACTCCCTGAGCAGGCAAGGCTTGCGTTTGAACGTACAGGTGTTTGATAACAAAGCCCGCCAGGCAGATGTTGCAGCCCTGATCCGCAACCGCCAGCTGGATGCAGTAGATCTGATCATCGGCGCAGTGAGTACGCCGGAGCTGAAACAACTGAGCGATTTTGCCAAACAAAAAGAGATCAACCTCGTTTCCGCTACTTACCCTAATGCCGCCGGCATCTCAGATAATCCTTTCCTGCTGATCGGCAGCAGCACCCTCAAGTCTCATGTGGAAGCCATTCATGATTACACACAGAAAGGATTTGCCAATAAGAACATCCTTATTGTAAGAAGAGGTACTGCTTTTGAAGCTGATATTGCCAACCAGATCAAACATGCTTACGAGAAGATGAACTATGATAAGAAGGCAAGGATAAGGGAAGTGGTTTGGAGTGAAACCACCACCGATCTGCAACTCACGCAATACCTGCTGACGGACCGTCCTAATCTTCTGATCGTAACAGCATTGGATGAATTGGGTGCAAAAACCATCCTCCGTAAACTGGCCACGCAAAAAGCCACTTACCCGATGCATATCTTCGGGATGCCTACCTGGGATGTGATGAAGTTCAAGGAGCCTGAATTTTCAGGTATCACCATGTATTATTCTTCTCCTTATTACAACGACAAAACAGATATCTATAGTAAGTATGTAATAGACCACTTCAAGAATGTTTACAAATCCCGCCCGTCAGACATGGCTTTCAAAGGTTTTGAACTGACGTACTACTTTGTAAAACTACTCGCGCAGGATGGTGTTTATTTCAACAAGGATATTAATAAACCAGGCAACCGGATGTTCACTTCCTACAATTTTCAACCCGTGTATCTGAAAGAAGGAGATGTAGTACCGGCTTACTTCGAGAATAAAAATATTTACATTATCCAAAAGGGAGACAGTGCTGACTTCAAGATGAATTCAGCCCTGTAAGATGTATTGCTGTATTTATAAAAGGGACGACCAACTGGTTGTCCCTTTTGTTTTTATGTTATATTTATAAAGCATGCTCACTTTTACAGACAAAGGCATCTACTGTGCTGCGGGCGATTTTTATATCGATCCATGGAAACCTGTTCCCAAGGCGGTGATCACGCATGCCCATTCAGATCATGCCCGCTGGGGGAATCAGCATTATCTCTGTACAAAAGACAGTGTTCCTTTTCTGCAATTACGCCTCGGCAAAGAGATCAGTGTGCAGGGTCTGGCTTATGGAGAAGAGATCTATATCAACGGCGTAACCGTATCCTTTCATCCTGCGGGTCATATGATCGGTTCTGCACAAGTGAAGGTGACGTATAAGGGACAGACCTGGGTGGCCAGCGGAGATTATAAAGTAGAAAATGACGGGATCTCCGGTGCATTTGAACCGCAAAAATGCCATGTGTTCATTACAGAATCTACATTTGGATTACCAATATATCACTGGAAACCGCAATCATCTATTTTCAGCGATATCCGTAACTGGATGAATGAAAATGAGCAGGCGGGGAAGAACAGTGTACTGGTGGCTTACAGCCTGGGCAAAGCACAACGGTTACTGTATAATATGCAACAGCACGTTTCCCGTTTTTTAGTGCATGGTGCTATTTTCAATGCACATGAAGTATGCCTCCAGAATGGATGGCCACTTCCCCAGGCAGAACTGATCACACCGGAAACACCCAAAGAAAGTTATAAAGGCAGCCTGATCATTGCGCCGCCTTCAGCAGCAGACTCGGCCTGGATGAAACGTTTCAACCCTTATTCACTGGGTGTTTGCAGCGGCTGGATGCAGGTAAGGGGAAATGCACGAAGAAGTAATGTAGATGCAGGTTTTCCCATATCAGATCATGCGGACTGGCGGGGATTACTAGATACGATCAAACAGACCGGTGCAGAAAAAATATTTGTAACACATGGTTTCACCAGTGTACTGGCACGTTACCTGCAGGAAAATGGTTTATCGGCCGAAGAAGTAAAAACGGCCTATGGTAGTGAAGAAGAAGAAACAACAGCCTGATGCAGCAATTCTCACAACTCATATCCACCCTGGCGCAAAGCACTAAAACCAACGAAAAGCTGGAGGCACTCAGTCGTTATTTTGCTACGGCAGATGAAAAAGATAAACCCTGGGTGCTTGCACTGTTCAGTGGCAGAAGACCCAAGCGGGTAGTGAATTCTGCGCAGATGCGGCAATGGAGTATGGAGCTTACCGGTTTACCTGAATGGTTGTTTAATGAATGTTACCATACCGTAGGTGACCTCGCAGAAACAATCGCATTATTATTACCACCACCTGAAACAAAAGCCGGCTCCTATCCCCTGCATCACTGGCTGGATGGATTGCTGCGGCTGGATAAAGCCAGTGAAGAAGAAAAAGCCGGCTTTGTACGCAATGCCTGGGACCAGATGGAATACCGGGAAAGATTTGTATTCAATAAACTGATCACCGGCGGATTCAGGATAGGTGTTTCCCAAAGCACGATTGTGAATGCCCTGGCAAAAACATACAACATTGTACCCGCCACCGTTTCTCATCTTATCAGTGGAAACTGGGACCCGCAGCAGATTACCATGGCTGCCTTGCTGAATGAAGAAACCAGTACCATAGATGACTCCAAACCTTATCCTTTTTTCCTTGCTTATGCATTGGAAGGAGGCCCTGAAACATTGGGCGATCCCGAAGAATGGCAGGCGGAATGGAAATGGGATGGCATCCGCGGGCAGGTGATCAAAAGAAACGGACAGCTCTTTATCTGGAGCCGCGGGGAAGAACTCATTACAGATAAATTCCCGGAGATCACGGCGCTATTGGATTTCCTGCCGGATGGTTGCGCTATTGACGGGGAGATATTAGCATACGATCTCTCAACGGACCGTCCTTTACCCTTCCAGGCATTACAGACGCGCATCGGCAGAAAGAACCTCACCAAAAAACAATTACAGGAAGCCCCCGTGATCTTTCACAGCTACGATCTGCTGGAGTTTGACAAACAGGATCTGCGCCTTTTACCATTGCTGGACCGCAGGGCGTTGTTGGAAAAGTTAGTGAACACCGTGAACCAGCCTGCCCTGAAACTCTCTCCTGCGATTGCTTTCAGCGCATGGGATGAGTTGATCTCTTTACGAGAACAATCCAGGAACAATGGCAGTGAAGGGCTGATGCTGAAAAAACTTAGCTCTGTGTATCAAACCGGCCGCAGGCGTGGCGACTGGTGGAAATGGAAGATAGATCCCTACACCGTGGATGCCGTGATGATCTACGCGCAAAAGGGCCATGGCAGACGTTCTAACCTTTATACAGATTATACTTTTGCTGTGAAGAATGGTGATCAGCTGGTGCCTTTTGCCAAAGCTTATTCCGGATTAACAGATAAGGAAATTGCTGAAGTGGACAATTGGGTGAAGCGCAATTCACTGGAAAAGTTTGGGCCGGTGCGTACCGTGAAACCGGAACTGGTGTTTGAAATTGCCTTTGAGGGCATAGGGCTTTCCAGCAGGCATAAATCCGGGATCGCCGTTCGTTTCCCCAGGATCCACAGATGGCGGAAAGACAAGCCAGTGGAGGAGATCAATACTTTAGACGATCTTAAAAAACTGGTCTGAACCATACCCCTTTAGTCTACAGATTATGTGTTGATATAACCCCCTACATTTGCATTACAGAACCAACGTTAAGAATACGCAATTGTTTTATTTCGCAGGAAAAAACCAACCACCTGCCGTTAACTATTTCACGAATGGATGCGCTGAATGCATTGTTATTAGTAGGCTTAGGATTCTTCATTGGTACCTTTGGAACACTCATTGGTGCTGGTGGCGGATTCATCCTGATGCCGCTGCTGTTGTTAATGTACCCTGATATGTCTCCGGATGTATTGACGAGTATTTCCCTGGCCGTAGTATTTCTGAATGCTTCTTCCGGCTCCATTGCCTATGCCCGTAAGAAACGCATTGATTACCGCTCTGCGCTGATATTTGCGCTGGCCACCTTACCCGGTGCTATTATCGGGGCATTCACCACTACTTTATTATCCCGTCACGTTTTCAATATTATTTTAGGCGCATTGCTGATAGTGGTAGCCGGCTTCCTGATGCTGAAACCCCAACAGGGTGCTTATGCAGGAAGAGCTAACAAAGGCCGTTGCGTGGACCGTTGCGTAACAGAACGCAGTGGTGAAGAACACCGTTTCTCTTTTAATATCTGGACGGGCATTGGTATTAGCTTTCTCGTTGGTTTTATCAGTAGTTTATTAGGTATCGGTGGCGGTATTATTCACGTGCCGGCACTGATCAGCCTGCTGAATTTCCCGATACATGTAGCCACAGCCACTTCTCACCTGATACTGGCCATCATGGCGCTGGCGGGTACTATCGTACATATGATCCAGGGGAGTTTCTGGGAAGGCTGGCAAACTGCTTTATCTATTGGCGTTGGTGTAGTGATTGGTGCGCAACTGGGAGCGGGGCTTTCTTCCCGCGTAAAACCCAAAGGCATCATCCTTGCGCTGGCCGGGGCTTTGCTGATCGTTGGCGTGCGGTTGATCCTCACTTAATGTAATAAGAAACTCAGTACAAACAATATTGCCAACACATACATCACCGGGCTGATCTCCCGGTATCTTCCTGTAAATACTTTCAGCAATACATAAGAAAGCATGCCGAATACAATGCCTTCCGCAATACTGTAAGTATATGGCATCATCACGATTGCAAGAAAAGCAGGGATCGCTTCCGTAGCATCTTCAAAATCGATCTTCACTACTGCACTCATCATCAACATCCCTACAATGATCAAAGCTGGTGCGGTAGCGGCCGGAGGGATCATGGCAAATAATGGTGCAAAGAATAGCGAGAGCAGGAACATGCCCGCTACCGTAACAGCCGTTAAACCTGTTCTGCCACCGGAGGCAATGCCACTGGCGCTTTCCACGTAGGCTGTTACCACACTGGTACCCAATAATGCACCAGCAGTAGTGCCAACTGCATCTGCAAATAAAGCCTGTTTGGCTCTTGGGATACGGCCCTGGCTGTCCAGCAATCCTGCTTTACTGCATAAGCCAATGAGGGTGCCTACTGTGTCGAAGAGGTTTACCATTAATAGTGTGAATAAGATCACTACCATATCCATGGTAAATATTTTGCTGAACTCCAGTTTGAATGCTATTGGGGCTAATGATGGTGGTAAGCTTATTATGGGGCCTATTGTAGTTACGCCTAATAATATGCCTGCCAGCGTGGCTACCAATATCCCGATCAGTAAAGCAGCATTCACTTTGCGGTACATCAGCACAGCGCTTACGATCAAACCCGTTAATGCAATCAAAGGCCCTGCGCTGGTGATATCCCCTATCTTCAGGATCACACCATCCAGTTTATCATTTCCTATATGCCGCATGCCGGTTTCAATAATCCCGGCATTCGCCATTCCTATCAATGCGATCAATAGCCCGATGCCTACTGAAATAGCGTGTTTGAGATTTTCAGGAATGCTGTTAATGATCGCTTCGCGGATATGAAAGAGGGAGAGGAAAATAAAAATAATGCCTTCCAGGAAAACAGCCGTTAAAGCAAATTGCCAGCTATATCCCATGCCCAGCACAATGGTATACGCAAAAAAAGCGTTCAGTCCCATACCCGGTGCCAAACCAATGGGCAGTTTGGCATACAATCCCATCACCAGTGTACCGATAGCTGCAGCCAGCGCTGTAGCAGTGATCAGGGCATTAAAATCCATCCCTGTTTTGGAGAGGATCATGGGATTCACCGCCAGGATATAAGCCATTGTGGAAAAAGTAGTAAGGCCTGCCAGCAGTTCTTTCTTAACAGTAGTACCGTTTTCGTGTAAACGAAAGATATCGCGCATAAAGCAAAGGTAGGGTTTGACTTAAATTTTCCTAATTTCGAAAAGCATGAAAAACACACCCGGCTGGAAAGCGATAGAACAGTGGCTGGCGGCAAAAGAATTAAAGCCGTTCACCTTCCAGGAAGAAGCTTGGGAACATTACCTGCAGGGCTATTCCGGCCTTGTAAATGCCCCTACGGGCTTCGGTAAAACGTTTTCTTTATTCCTGGGGGCAGTGATCAGGTGGATCAATGAGGAGCCGGAATACCGCACTAAAAAGCACAATGGCTTACAATTACTCTGGGTCACTCCCTTACGCGCACTCGCCAAAGATATTGGCCGCGCCATGGAAGAAGCGCTCCATGAATTGCACATTCCCTGGAAAGTGGGCATCCGCAGTGGAGATACCACACTCAGTGTACGGGAACAGCAGAAACGCCAGATGCCGGAAATACTGATCATCACGCCGGAATCCATTCACATTTTAATGTCGCAGAAGGAATATCCACTGCGCTTTGCCGGTTTGCATACCGTGGTGGTGGACGAGTGGCATGAACTGCTGGGCAGCAAAAGAGGGGTGATGGTGGAATTAGCGCTGAGCCGCCTCCGCGGCATGAACAAGGGATTGCAGACCTGGGGGATCTCTGCCACCATCGGCAACCTGGAAGAAGCACTGGATGTATTGATGGGCAACACATCTCAGCAAACAGCGATTGTGCGGGCCGATGTACACAAAGCCATTGATGTGCAATGCATCCTCCCGGATGAAATTGAGAAATACCCCTGGGCAGGGCACCTGGGCATCAGACTATTACACAAAGCTTTGCCGGTGATCATGGAAAGCAATACCACCCTGCTCTTCACCAATACCCGTTCCCAATCTGAAATATGGTATCAGCAGATCCTCAAAGCCTGTCCGGAGTTAGCAGGGGCCATTGCTTTACACCATGGTTCCATTGATGCGGAATTGCGGATATGGGTGGAAGAAGCTTTGCATACCGGCACTTTGAAACTGGTGGTCTGCACTTCCAGTCTTGACCTGGGTGTGGATTTTCGCCCGGTGGACACTGTGATACAAGTGGGCAGCCCCAAAGGGGTTGCGCGTTTTTTACAACGTGCAGGCAGAAGTGGTCACCGCCCTGATGCTGTGAGCAAGATATGGTTCCTGCCTACCCATTCGCTGGAATTAGTAGAAGCCGCAGCCCTCAAAGATGCCATGAAGGCTAATATGATAGAAAGCCGCATGCCGGTGATCCTGGCATATGATGTACTCCTGCAATACCTGATGACCCTCGGCGTGTCTGATGGTTTTGAGGCCAACGAAATATGGCAGGAAGTAAAAGGCACCTTCTGTTTCCGTGACCTCACTGCCGATGAATGGCAGTGGATCATTTCCTTCCTTACCACGGGCGGGGAAGCATTGCAGAGCTATGATGAATTCCACAAACTGCATAAAGTAGGCAACAGCTATCATTGCGTAAGCCGGCAACAGGCCATGCGCCACCGTTTGCATATTGGTACCATTGTGAGTGATGCCATGCTCAAAGTGCGTTTTCTCACAGGTGGCTACATTGGTGTAATAGAAGAATATTTTATCTCCCGCTTAACCGCAGGAGACAGCTTCAGCCTCAGTGGGCAGAACCTGGAATTTGTGATGATCAAGGATATGACGGTGCTGGTACGCAAATCGAAATCGAAGAAAAGTATCGTACCCAGTTGGAATGGCGGGCGCATGCCCCTTTCCGCCAACCTGGGTAAAATGCTGCGGCGCAAATTCCATGAAGCCATGGCAGGTACAGCACGGGAAGAGGAGATTCTTACCCTGCAACCTTTATTCGATCTGCAGCAATTACTCTCCCATATTCCTAAGGAAGATGAACTGCTCATGGAGCAGATCGAAACACAGGATGGCTATCACCTTTTCGTCTACCCTTTTGAAGGAAGATTGGTACATGAAGTAATGGCCACGCTCCTCGCATGGCGCATCAGCCAAAAACATCCCATTACTTTTTCCATCGCCATGAATGATTATGGTTTTGAATTACTTTCAGACCAGCCCATTCCCGTAGACGATACAAACGCCCAGGAATATTTCGCCCTGGATAATCTGACCCTCGACCTGCAACGCAGTGTGAATGCCACAGAAATGGCAAGGCGCAAATTCCGTGATATTGCCGTGATAGCAGGACTGATATTCCAGGGATTCCCCGGAAAGGCCAAAGCCAACCGTCACCTGCAATCTTCTGCTTCCCTGCTGTTCAATGTGTTTAACGATTACGATTCCCAGAATATCCTGCTGCGGCAGGCATTCAATGAAGCCTTCTTTTACCAGATGGAAGAAGCACGGCTGCGCGAATCGATGGACAGGATCTATCATAACAAGATTGTGATCACTTTCCCGCAACGCCTTACCCCTTTCTGCTTCCCGATCAAAGTGGACAGCCTGCGGGAACAATTAACCAGCGAAAAACTGGAAGACCGCATCAAAAAAATGACTTTATTTACGTACGAATGAGCTTAGAGGATACCGCATTTGAGTTTAAGGGCCAGCATTGGCGGCTCTCAGCCGGAAGGGCTATTTACTGGGAAGAAGAGAACGCATTGATTGTGGCAGACCTGCATGTGGGAAAGTCTGCCCACTTCCGGAAAGCAGGGATTGCCGTGCCTGCGAACATTGTGCAGGAAGACCTATACCGTTTGCAGCAACTGATCACCAAATACCATCCGGAAAAAGTACTGATCGTGGGAGATATGTTCCACAGCTCCGCCAATAACGAAGTGCAATACTTTAAGATCTGGCGGCGGCAGTTTGCACATATTGCCTTTGAACTGATTGAAGGGAATCACGACATCCTGGAACCATCCTTATACGAAGACCTCCAGATCAATCTTCACCAGGTACTCTCCCTCCGTAATTTCTATTTTGTGCATGACCGGGAGGATAAACCTTCCGTGCTGGAAGGCCATTACCTCATTTCCGGGCATATCCATCCGGGGATCAGGATGATAGGAGCCGGAAGGCAGAGTTTACGGCTGCCCTGTTTTTATTTTGGGATGGAAGGGGCTGTTCTGCCGGCATTCAGCGGATTTACCGGTTTGTATTCCCTGCACCCGGAACCGGAATCCGCAGTGTTTGTAATTGCGGAAAAGAA
This DNA window, taken from Chitinophaga niabensis, encodes the following:
- a CDS encoding ABC transporter substrate-binding protein, with amino-acid sequence MQACSVFRKAPAKTDGPPPVLNKPKTEEKKPEEKQPEVKAPFNVPAFAKEVKRASYNVAIFAPMYLDSVFATSLDIPGRTMPRYVLPGLEFYEGAQLALDSLSRQGLRLNVQVFDNKARQADVAALIRNRQLDAVDLIIGAVSTPELKQLSDFAKQKEINLVSATYPNAAGISDNPFLLIGSSTLKSHVEAIHDYTQKGFANKNILIVRRGTAFEADIANQIKHAYEKMNYDKKARIREVVWSETTTDLQLTQYLLTDRPNLLIVTALDELGAKTILRKLATQKATYPMHIFGMPTWDVMKFKEPEFSGITMYYSSPYYNDKTDIYSKYVIDHFKNVYKSRPSDMAFKGFELTYYFVKLLAQDGVYFNKDINKPGNRMFTSYNFQPVYLKEGDVVPAYFENKNIYIIQKGDSADFKMNSAL
- a CDS encoding ligase-associated DNA damage response exonuclease, encoding MLTFTDKGIYCAAGDFYIDPWKPVPKAVITHAHSDHARWGNQHYLCTKDSVPFLQLRLGKEISVQGLAYGEEIYINGVTVSFHPAGHMIGSAQVKVTYKGQTWVASGDYKVENDGISGAFEPQKCHVFITESTFGLPIYHWKPQSSIFSDIRNWMNENEQAGKNSVLVAYSLGKAQRLLYNMQQHVSRFLVHGAIFNAHEVCLQNGWPLPQAELITPETPKESYKGSLIIAPPSAADSAWMKRFNPYSLGVCSGWMQVRGNARRSNVDAGFPISDHADWRGLLDTIKQTGAEKIFVTHGFTSVLARYLQENGLSAEEVKTAYGSEEEETTA
- a CDS encoding ATP-dependent DNA ligase, which encodes MQQFSQLISTLAQSTKTNEKLEALSRYFATADEKDKPWVLALFSGRRPKRVVNSAQMRQWSMELTGLPEWLFNECYHTVGDLAETIALLLPPPETKAGSYPLHHWLDGLLRLDKASEEEKAGFVRNAWDQMEYRERFVFNKLITGGFRIGVSQSTIVNALAKTYNIVPATVSHLISGNWDPQQITMAALLNEETSTIDDSKPYPFFLAYALEGGPETLGDPEEWQAEWKWDGIRGQVIKRNGQLFIWSRGEELITDKFPEITALLDFLPDGCAIDGEILAYDLSTDRPLPFQALQTRIGRKNLTKKQLQEAPVIFHSYDLLEFDKQDLRLLPLLDRRALLEKLVNTVNQPALKLSPAIAFSAWDELISLREQSRNNGSEGLMLKKLSSVYQTGRRRGDWWKWKIDPYTVDAVMIYAQKGHGRRSNLYTDYTFAVKNGDQLVPFAKAYSGLTDKEIAEVDNWVKRNSLEKFGPVRTVKPELVFEIAFEGIGLSSRHKSGIAVRFPRIHRWRKDKPVEEINTLDDLKKLV
- a CDS encoding sulfite exporter TauE/SafE family protein produces the protein MDALNALLLVGLGFFIGTFGTLIGAGGGFILMPLLLLMYPDMSPDVLTSISLAVVFLNASSGSIAYARKKRIDYRSALIFALATLPGAIIGAFTTTLLSRHVFNIILGALLIVVAGFLMLKPQQGAYAGRANKGRCVDRCVTERSGEEHRFSFNIWTGIGISFLVGFISSLLGIGGGIIHVPALISLLNFPIHVATATSHLILAIMALAGTIVHMIQGSFWEGWQTALSIGVGVVIGAQLGAGLSSRVKPKGIILALAGALLIVGVRLILT
- a CDS encoding NCS2 family permease, whose protein sequence is MRDIFRLHENGTTVKKELLAGLTTFSTMAYILAVNPMILSKTGMDFNALITATALAAAIGTLVMGLYAKLPIGLAPGMGLNAFFAYTIVLGMGYSWQFALTAVFLEGIIFIFLSLFHIREAIINSIPENLKHAISVGIGLLIALIGMANAGIIETGMRHIGNDKLDGVILKIGDITSAGPLIALTGLIVSAVLMYRKVNAALLIGILVATLAGILLGVTTIGPIISLPPSLAPIAFKLEFSKIFTMDMVVILFTLLMVNLFDTVGTLIGLCSKAGLLDSQGRIPRAKQALFADAVGTTAGALLGTSVVTAYVESASGIASGGRTGLTAVTVAGMFLLSLFFAPLFAMIPPAATAPALIIVGMLMMSAVVKIDFEDATEAIPAFLAIVMMPYTYSIAEGIVFGMLSYVLLKVFTGRYREISPVMYVLAILFVLSFLLH
- a CDS encoding ligase-associated DNA damage response DEXH box helicase — translated: MKNTPGWKAIEQWLAAKELKPFTFQEEAWEHYLQGYSGLVNAPTGFGKTFSLFLGAVIRWINEEPEYRTKKHNGLQLLWVTPLRALAKDIGRAMEEALHELHIPWKVGIRSGDTTLSVREQQKRQMPEILIITPESIHILMSQKEYPLRFAGLHTVVVDEWHELLGSKRGVMVELALSRLRGMNKGLQTWGISATIGNLEEALDVLMGNTSQQTAIVRADVHKAIDVQCILPDEIEKYPWAGHLGIRLLHKALPVIMESNTTLLFTNTRSQSEIWYQQILKACPELAGAIALHHGSIDAELRIWVEEALHTGTLKLVVCTSSLDLGVDFRPVDTVIQVGSPKGVARFLQRAGRSGHRPDAVSKIWFLPTHSLELVEAAALKDAMKANMIESRMPVILAYDVLLQYLMTLGVSDGFEANEIWQEVKGTFCFRDLTADEWQWIISFLTTGGEALQSYDEFHKLHKVGNSYHCVSRQQAMRHRLHIGTIVSDAMLKVRFLTGGYIGVIEEYFISRLTAGDSFSLSGQNLEFVMIKDMTVLVRKSKSKKSIVPSWNGGRMPLSANLGKMLRRKFHEAMAGTAREEEILTLQPLFDLQQLLSHIPKEDELLMEQIETQDGYHLFVYPFEGRLVHEVMATLLAWRISQKHPITFSIAMNDYGFELLSDQPIPVDDTNAQEYFALDNLTLDLQRSVNATEMARRKFRDIAVIAGLIFQGFPGKAKANRHLQSSASLLFNVFNDYDSQNILLRQAFNEAFFYQMEEARLRESMDRIYHNKIVITFPQRLTPFCFPIKVDSLREQLTSEKLEDRIKKMTLFTYE
- the pdeM gene encoding ligase-associated DNA damage response endonuclease PdeM, whose protein sequence is MSLEDTAFEFKGQHWRLSAGRAIYWEEENALIVADLHVGKSAHFRKAGIAVPANIVQEDLYRLQQLITKYHPEKVLIVGDMFHSSANNEVQYFKIWRRQFAHIAFELIEGNHDILEPSLYEDLQINLHQVLSLRNFYFVHDREDKPSVLEGHYLISGHIHPGIRMIGAGRQSLRLPCFYFGMEGAVLPAFSGFTGLYSLHPEPESAVFVIAEKKIFRIFQ